The following is a genomic window from Vitis vinifera cultivar Pinot Noir 40024 chromosome 6, ASM3070453v1.
GATGGCAGCCATATCTCTTCAAACAGAAACGATGGCTGAAGAAGTAAAGCTTTTTGGCACATGGGCAAGCGTCTTTAGCCGCAGAATTGAAGTGGCCCTCAAGCTGAAAGGAGTTCAGTTTGAATACATAGAAGAGAATTTGTCCAATAAGAGTCCTGCGCTTCTCAAGTATAATCCGCTTCACAAGAAAATCCCAGTGCTTGTACACAACGGAAAGCCAGTTGCAGAGTCACTTGTCATCCTGGAGTACATCGATGAGACCTGGAAACACAACCCCATCTTGCCTACAGACCCTTATGAGAAGGCCATGGCACGGTTCTGGGCTAAGTACATGGATGACAAGGTAAACCCAATCCTatattcctttttaaaaaaaaatcatttgggTCCTGACTACTATTCATTATGCAGCTCTTGCCGGCAGCAATAAAGGTTGCGATGAGTAAGGGAG
Proteins encoded in this region:
- the LOC100241712 gene encoding glutathione S-transferase U7, which produces MAAISLQTETMAEEVKLFGTWASVFSRRIEVALKLKGVQFEYIEENLSNKSPALLKYNPLHKKIPVLVHNGKPVAESLVILEYIDETWKHNPILPTDPYEKAMARFWAKYMDDKLLPAAIKVAMSKGEEQKGVIEEIQKQLKTLESELKEKKFFGGESLGFVDIAANTIVWLVVAQEALGMEILTEEKFPVLHGWYQRLVDDAVFKECMPPREQHLSFVKVRFGSSTPSK